The sequence GATTCACGCTCGGAAAACAGCGCCACCAGCACATTGGCACCGGTGACAACGTCCTTGCCCGAGGACTGGACATGCAGGATGGCGCGCTGGACAACCCGCTGGAACACCGATGTCGGTGCCGGATCAATCTTTTCCTCGATCTTCAGCGAATCCAGTTCATTGTCGAGATAATGCACCAGCGTGTCGCTGAGTTCGCCAAGATCGACACCGCAGGCCTGCATCACCTGCGATGCTTCGGCGTCGTCGATCAGCGCCAGCAGCAGATGCTCCAGCGTGGCATATTCATGCCGCCGCTCCGACGCATTGTGCAGCGCCTGGTGGATGGTTTTCTCAAGGGATTCCGCAAATGACGGCATGATATCTTACTCTCTCGCTCGATAGCCTGTGCGCCAGACTATCATATTCCTGTCCAATATAGGAACGACAACCGGCTTTTTCATCGGTCCGGCGTTCCTGCCTCCCCAATATTGTCGCTGCCGGGCATGTCACTTTCACCAGCCGCGCACCTGTGATACCGCAAGAAGCGGGCCAAATGCGCTATTTCTGGAACAGCGCCTCCGCGCTGGCGCGATGACTGGATGCTTTTTCCTTATGTGCCTTGCAGCGTTCGATTTCAGCCTGAAGCGCGGTAATGCGCGCATCAAGTTCGTCCAGCGAGAGCGGATCCAGGTCCTGCTTTCCCAGCATTTCGACCGGATTATCGGTACGCCGTGGAAGATTCTCGTCAATTTCCATAACCGACAATGTTGACCCGCAAGGCTGGACTGTCAATAACTACCAGGCCGATTTGCAGTGACTGGTGGGAAAACAGTCCGGCATGAAGAGCGGGGGG comes from Pseudomonadota bacterium and encodes:
- a CDS encoding DUF1192 domain-containing protein; protein product: MEIDENLPRRTDNPVEMLGKQDLDPLSLDELDARITALQAEIERCKAHKEKASSHRASAEALFQK